In Danio rerio strain Tuebingen ecotype United States chromosome 18, GRCz12tu, whole genome shotgun sequence, the genomic window GTTTACACAAAATTCTAGAGCAGGGatgcccaatcctgttcctggagaggtTCCTTCTTGCAGAGTTCAGCCTCatccctgatcaaacacaactaaatcaacttaagctgcggtcacactagacttttctccccatagacttccattcatacgcacgcaaatgcagCAGACCGGAAACGCAAACTCGTGCTACAAGTTTCGCAGTTGACTGCAttggaaagtttaagcttggtaaactctgacctgcgaaatcacttCACGTGACaatcaaaatcaaaacatgacctctctgtatagaaatttaaaacatggaccaatcgctcccTTTTTGAAATGTCTTATTATCTTGTTTAAttccgcccctttttgcagcgccatACATCAAAATTTTGCACACATAAACTCTACTGTGAGCGCAGCATAAGTAGGATCTGAAAAGCACTTTGTATTTAAAGACAGGTGTGTATGATCAAGGTtacagctaaactctgcaggaaggtagatctaaAGGAACAGGATTGGATTTAGATTTACTCCGTATACATATACAGTCCCTCAGGTGATTCAGAACATCATTtttcaactcttttttttttttttttttgaagaatctTAAAATCCATCAACATTCACAGCAGGAAAGCTAAATACTATAGAAGTATatatttttcaacattcttcaaaattacTTCTTTTTTAGTTGACATAACTCAAAGCAGTTTGGTACAAGTGGacgttgagtaaatgatgacagaattgtttttatttttgggtgaactgcctcTTTAAATGGTTTTTCGTCATTCTAAACCTCGCTTTTTAACCCTGGGAAGAGAAACATTTCACACTTGCTATCTTCAGAGAAGAGTTTGTGAGCAGTGGGTAATGGACATCAGTTATGATCATTTTTGGTAGCTTTTTTAAGGCATGAGTAAAATGATTTGTGTGTAATGAAGCACAATACCAGGGGGCTTGTTTATAGAAGGAATGTGCAGAGATTTaatagagagagcgagagagagagtgtatgtgtggtAAAATCCATGCTAATGTTTAGGGCCCACATTCACAATACCACTGAGAGTTTTCCTGAGCTGCactattttatatagtttttacgAGAAAACTCTAAGCATTTTAAGTGCTGAGACAAACTTTTACTTGGGATTATAGAGAAGTTTTAAGCTAAGAGCAAAGCCGCGATTACACTGCACTTTACACCTTATTGACTTCTATTCATACGTATGCGAATGTGAATGCAACACAACGGAAATGCTCGTGTCACAAGTTTCACATTTAGCTGAATGATCAAGTTTATTGAACTCTGATCTGtcaagatcaaaacatgaccaaatatttaaaatatggagcaatcgttTGTTTTATCCCACCCCCACACTCTGTACAACAGAATATTATCTGCACAAactcgtaaagagcaggggtgtaaccccggtgtcctggccaaagtccctcaattggCACTTACGATCATGGTCTcgcaatcatccccatccaccaaattggctctatcactgtccatttactccaccaatagctggtgtgtggtgagcgcactggcgcggATGTGGCtgtcgttgcatcatccaagtggatgctgcacactggtggtagctTTGGGTGTAAACCAAATATGTAAGCAGCACATAGAGAAGATGTTGTTTGTGCGTAGTTTACATGAAGAATATGTGATATTTGTGTGTGGTTTAAACGTAAATTGCATGTCAATTTCCATGAGTAAACAACATGTATTGACAGCATGTACAGATTGCGATTGTgccacaattattatttttaagattgtCTAATAAATTGGGCAATTTAGGATCTACTTTTAGCGTTAAGATGTTTTGTGAAAACGGGCCCAGATTTATAAAAACTGTCTGTGATGTGGAAAAATAGAAACACTTTTCCTATTTTGGTAGTAGAGTTGGAGTATTTGAGATTATTTCAGCCGCCATTCTCAAATAACATATTTGAACATTGAGTTGTTGCTCTTTTCAATGTGTATATATAGAGATGAATTCAGGGGTGTTTGTAAGATGGAGACCTGAAACCATTTGTGGTGTATTCGCTAAACTAAATGTACACTTAATTGAGATCAAATATAGGATGCTATCTAATGCAATTCCTACACGATGCCCCACAGTTAGATGCAATAAGATGAGAAATTTCAGATTCTTGTGACTTTTGGCCTAAAGTTTACCCTATCAAAATAAACCATTGATTTTATATAGTAAAAGTgttaaaaccatgttttttttttttttttttttggaagtatTTGATTGATTGTCAATTTTATAATGACAATTTTACTATAAATACCATGGTTAAACTATGCTTAGAGTAGCAAAACCATAGCGCTTtccacaataattatttcttcaaagcagctttactaaAGGTGCACATTATAGCATTACAATTAAAATCGAAAAAGTGAAGGTTATTAGTTATTATAACTccattagttactaataactttaattgACTAACTAAATACTAATAACTTTATCAGTTAAAATGATTATATAAAcaaagttaacctgcagttatatacaTTAAGACTGACATCAGTAAACTAATTATTTGTCTTAATCTGAATTAGACAATAATAtggttaaggtgtttacatgagttgctttttgaatgttccttttatgttcccattttacatgttatagcacataattcgattaacgtcattatGCCACCATTCGGCGCTAGTTTCCTCCAGCGTTTCACGAAACAACAGTTCCGTATGTGAttttgggtgttttgtttttaattttgcttAATTCAACTGAAGTCAATTTCTCACACTATGTGTGCAAACAAACGACTGTGGATACAAAATCTCAAGTAACAGGCCACCTCTGCAGTCAGATACTATTAGGTTTCATTCACTAACTTTTCATTCATGCCTCCGCGACAAATTCTGAGATACTTGATTGAAGCCATTCTTATTTGTTTGTCGTCATATGCCTGCCGTGTGTGTACCTGACACAAAGTGTAGCGAAAAGTCCTGCAAAACTAATAGTTTACATGTCTGAACTGCACTTCAATATTCCAATTGAAAAAGACATACTCCATGTCTTAATTcagtttctgtttagtttgattatgactttagtaggattaaggtaatcaagtatcattgtttacatggtagactcctaATCAGAGTATCGTCTTAATGGTTTTAACATCCAAgtactggtgtccatgtaaacatattgACTGATATAGTAtaaaggtgatgtctatgtgtagatAATTAATGACGTATTAAGTGTATAATCTTTTATAATAAGGCTCCGAAATACAAAAAGGTCATATAAAGATGTTTGTCGCCCTATATATCGGTTATCAATATCGGCCCAAATTTTAATGTTATCGGTGAAAACTATTTTTAGTAATagtaattatttgtaatattgaAAATATGATTTTAGTCACCATCACTGAAGTGAACATGTCATAACCCAGTTTTTATTCACGAGGTTTAGAATGACTGTTTCTATAAGCGTGATAAGCTCTGATCAGGCGATTGACTGTGATTGGGTTACACAAAGATGAAGAGGTTTTTTTTACAAAGCAAATGAAGTGACACTGGTCCTCACAGTTACAGATAACCCTCCACAGGCTCTCACAAATCAGATTCAGGCATGTCGGGAATGTCAGTAATATTGGGCATTAGGTATCCAGTGCTGCAGCTGCCATTGAGCTTGGCGTCTGCGGCTGAAGCGGGACCGCTCTGCTTTCGGTAGTTGGCCGGCATCGGCGACGGGGCCTCGCTCGGCGTCTTCGCGTTCAGAAGACTTGCGTCGTCTTCGTCGTCTTCTCTGGTCCTGCAAGCCGTGTCTTTTATAATGCGGCCTTTTTTATAGGAGACTGTGGACAGACCTCCGGTTTTCTCGTCGATTATGTTTAGGCAGCGCAGAATGAAAACCACGGGCACGGGGAGGATGGCGGTGACAACCAGAGAGATGCAAACAGCAAGACCCCAAGGTGGATAACTGAGGGACTGCTCCTTAGCCTGGGAACAGACGCAGAAATTGGATTATTCCGGCAAGGGAATAATTCCACTTTAATCCTGTGCTAAAACTTTGTGTCGTGGGCCTTAGCAGCAACCTTGGTTTAAAGAGCCACAGTATTGTTTTCAGTCAGTGTACTGTGTAACTGCCGAAGCGTTTTAAAACTGATACTGTAGAAAAATGCACAATTCACTTTATCATTGTTATATTATGGCTGAAGTATTAAATGTTGTATTAAGAGTGTTGAAATAATTTCTCATACTGAAGACTTGTGCAAAATTTTTGAAAATTGGTTGAAATTGTACCTTTGccattaaattaattaacattttcaaatatattcaaatttaaaatcgattttttttaaaatgcctcttttatgacattttttctttgtttttgatcattattaaaaaaatatatatgttaaaaatattgaaacaaactgcataaaatatttaaaaaacaaatcgaaaagttttaacattttttacatttacatagaATTACTGCTataaataatagtattttttcatgtattttatttagatttaatgcaAGATGTACCTGACTTTGCATGTGCTCCTATATTACTGATCATATTTATTGCTTCTCTTGTATGTAAAGTTTTGCAGAATGATTATATGAAACCATGTTTGACTTTTggcatgattaaaaaaatattacattattaatataataaataaattatcagaAGATCCATCATTATGTAGCATGCAAACAGATATGGAAAACTATTAAACGTAGCATTCGTTATCATACATTTCTTAAATTAATAGCTTATTAATGGTTAGGTTAATAGTTAAGAACGTTTAGTCTTTATTAATaatatctttaataataataatatacaaaataaaatagtcaATAAATAGAATACCAAAAAAAGCCTTCATTTACAACCAACCActgaattattatataataatgcaCACCTCAAACGGTAATGTGGCAACAGTGCAAATAAGAGTAAAATTCCATGTTTATCTGCTTCaagctgcatatatatatatatatatatatatatatatatatatatatatatatatatatatatatatatatatatatatatatatatatatatttatttctgtaaGCGGTGCAAACGTGTTTGGGTGTTGCTGTAGGCTGTAAAGACCTTTGGAATAAGTGAAAAGTAAAATGAACTAGAAATACTTTTTGTATAACTGCATGTTCCTAGAAAACAATTCATgtattcaaaattattttaaaaagcaaattctCTATGAACAAAGCAATAATACTGTCCATATTTtgatgcaaaacatttttatattaagaaTTGAACTTAAGCATCACTCACCAGCTGCTGGTTCCACGCACTGTAACTAGGAGGTGCCAGTCCCAGCTGAATGACGCTTGCAGCCAGGAGCCCCAGCAGTAGCACTGGAGTCACAAACTTCCACATATAGTAATAATAGCGGTACGGAGTAAAGCCAAGCATGTCCTTCAGATCCTCAAAGAACCTGAGAACCATAGGAgagacaaacaaacatacatcAATCAATCACTACAAATTACATTGAAGTTGACTTTAACCAAATGGCAAGGTATAAACTCAGCACAGCAAAAAGTATTTTCTCtcagaattaattaatttttatattcaaATATGTTTTAGTGTGTTTTGTTTTCCAGTTTGACTtgtatttctctctttttttctcagaACTGCAAAATATAACATTGCACtacatcttttattattatttttagtattattataaaataaattgacTTATTTTGACTTCAAAACACTTTTAAGTATCTTAAGATatcgtttttaaatattaaactcaAAGTACATTTTGATCCTTTCTGTTTCTGTCAATGATATTCAGTCAAAGATTTGTTCATTACATGTATCATTTATAAACCTGcattatattgtaaattaattgCGTTGTTAAAACAACGTGTgtgttttgattattttgtttattattattatgtaatccCTCGTCATTAtttcgtattactgtatttctaTGGTTAGTATGGTaccacacaacaaacacacatggATTAAAAAACACTCTTAATTTCAATAGGAGCCGCTATCCACCAGGGGGCGATGTGAGCTTTCTATTAAAGGCTGATTTCCTACTTGTCAGTGCCGTAAACCCAGGCCACAGCGATATTCTCCAGCAGAACCACGATGAGGAGAGGCAGAGTGGCTGAATAATCGTCAAACATGGCCACGAAGTAGTTCCCTGATCGCTGGACAAATGTCAAACCAATAAAAAAGGCAAGTACACAGCAGCCAACTGTAGAGAGAGCAGAGAGCAGTGTTTGATATACAACGTTATCATAGTAGAAACCAAAACAATAAGATGAGTTATGTAGTGGTAAAATAATACTCTCTCAATAGACTACAAAAGTTAATACAAAACATAAATTGCGTAATTTTATCAATACATGATTGGAAATGTTACATTTATCATGAGCGACAGGAATTGCAGCCTATGGAAATATGTCTGTCAGTAAAAGTCAAGTTTTAGGCAAAAAATCTGAAGAGAAAtcgtttctttatttttaaacttgAAATCAGAGGtgggtaaagttacttttaaaaaaatatattagatttataaagacattttaataaaaaaaacaacaacaataatataaaacatactttcataattccttacatttttaaaatttaaactgATATAGCTACTTAAAAATGTTATTCaagattgttatatatatatatttaaacaacttTACAGAACATTAGTTTAATGtacaccaggggtgcccaaactcaaccctggagggccagtgtcctacaatgtttagttccaaccccatttagacacacctggactagctagatcagggatgtcaaactcacttcctggagggccgcagccctgcacagtttagttccaaccctgctccaacacctgtaggtttcaaacaagcctaaaggactcaattagttgaatcaggtgtgtttaattagggttggaactaaactgtgcagggcctGGCCCTCCAGAAAGTTTGACTTCCTAGCTAGATAGTGTGTTGAGCcaggttgaagctaaaatctgcaggacaacagccctccaggaccgagtttggacacccctgatttacacAAAAGCCAAGTAAGTGTgcaaacatacattcattcattttccttaggcttagtcccattattcatcaggggttgccacagtggaatcaaccaccaacttatccaacatatgtttaacttaggggatgcccttccagctgcaacccagtactgggaaacatctataaacactcattcaaatacacattcatacacaacggctaatttagtttattcagttcacctatagcgcatgtctttggactgttaggGAAACCAGAGTATgtgcaaacattttaaaagtcatttatttgaatatttctaGCTGtcaatttgaaataattaaactATACATTTGAAAATCAGTTTTGCTAGTTTTGACTAATGTCTACAATATTTAACATGTAATTCTGCAAAatatagtatttatatatatatatatatatatatatatatatatatatatatatatatatatatatatatatatatatatatatatatatagattaatttatgattatttattatggtttaatttattttaggttattttacatattgtacaTTTTAAGAATCTAAAGTTGACCAAAAGAAAAGGGTTACAAACATATTATTGGCAAAAGTATAACCTAGACAAAGAAAAATGAGGggagcccttccagccgcaatccagtactgggaaacaaccatacagtacattctcacattctcacacacacacttatttactacggccaatttagttccctAACATTATATCTTATtacattataacattattattattatctttaaccaaaaaattaattttagttGAATGTTATGTGTTTGATAGTATTTATAATGTAGGTAACATAAAAGATTTATATTTCTTtctatttgtttttgatttgtttttgactGACCTGTGAGGTATTCCTTTCGTACTTTAAAGGTGTCCACAATGGGTGTGAGGATGCCCTGGATAGTGCCAAACATGCTGCCCAGCCCCAGATTGACCAGCATTAGGAAGAACATAACAGACCAAAAAGGTGAGGCTGGGAAATGGGTCATGGCTTCAGTGAAGGCGATGAAGGCCAACCCTGTGCCCTGCACCGCCTGTAAGAGAAAAGATAAAGGTAAAATTCTAGCGTATAAAAACAAGCATATATGCATTATCAGTACTGATAACATGAATGGATCTGTTGATTCTGTACAGACTGCTTTATTCTGCTCAAGGGCGCTGCATCTATTATTCAGCATGTTTCAGTGTAAGGGTTAACCTCAAAACTAGTAGCCACTGAAACAAAATAGACTTTGAGTAAAAGAAAACACATCAAAGCAAGCAGGAGGAAATGGGACTGTGTTAGAGGAAGCCTCATAGGTTACTTCCtgtgatgttttgtgtgtgtgtgtgtgtgtgtgtgtgtgtggtttaatcTGATTATGGCATCACCTTAGTCGACACGCACCGCATTTCTTTCAGTTTGTTTCATCATGCAGTGCCACTTGATCTCCCACTCACCtccatttataacaaaacagcagCCTTCATTACTGGCCACTAAGTACTTCCTCTGGAGGTGGCTAAATTACAATCGGAATCTTttgatttttaagcatttaaatatccTGTGTTTATCGTTTGATTGTTTttaaagaacaataaataaatgcattcttCCCTGGGTCAACTTCACTAGATCCCCTTGGCTACAATTGttgattttgtacctttttttgtgAAGAAAGACAAACAAATAGTGATGAAAGCCCTTTTAAATGCTAAATTAGAAGGGGCAAAAAGTGACTTGAGATCATGTAATTTTTTTGCACAGATTGATAGGTCTGTTTACTGATAGTGATCAGTTTACTTTAGCAGTCTTTGTTTCGCTGAATGCCAATATTGGCAATATTGGTAAAACATGTCTCATGTATCAgtattaattaaagaattaatgatGTTTTGTTTAACCCGAAATTGGAGATTAGAAGAACTGGCAGGGATCATATACTTTTACATTTagctgtttattctgcagttagttttcagggCATATTATTCACATAACACAAGCATTAACGGCATTATCATGATGGACTCATTCAGAAGCGAACTTGAATTTAAGTGACATAAGCTTTTCATTAAAAAAGGCTCCTTATGTCCACCTTTTTTTTTGCTGCCGCCATCCTCACTTGTGTGTTTCATACACCTAACACACCTTATTCTTACAGGGGAAATTCCCCTGTGCAGTTTTGGTGCTGTTACATCTGAACACAGCTACAGCCTCTCACATGACTGCAGCATGTCTAGGTTAATATTGACAGCGCGAtcattttaagtaaattaaattgttGGTGAGGACATTTCAATGGTTGGTGCGTTTTGGTGGGGACGCGTCCCCTCcgtccaccctaaatctacgTCCCTGATATATTGCCTTTTTTAGTTTTTGCATAAATTCTTTGATCTGAAAactatctgtttttttttagccAAATGATCTAACAGCAGTTAAAATTAAGTCATATATCTTAAAAGTACAGATTAAGTTTGTATAAATTGACTTGTATTAGCTTTCAAAACATCAGACTGAAGTGAGAGCGTGATCACAAGGCGTAGGGTTAAATTGCATGGAAAGTCTGTGTATCTCAGTTGTCTCTAAGGTTTCCCCAATGCGTATCAGTTAACAGTAAGCTCCTCCTCACCTTATTCAGCTCCTCTTTAATATCACAGTTGTCTAAGCCTAGGCGTGGGTAATCGTTTTCCATCACGCCCTGGATAATGTTGGTCATTTGCTGGTAGTCCTCAGGGCTAACCTGACTGAAGTTAATATGGTGTGGGATCAAGCCTGGATTGATCTCTTTGCCAAGGAAACCAATGATCTTCTTTGTGTTCCTAAAACACATTACAACAAGAAAATCAACTGTAAGGTCGCTGGCTCTATATTGAGTTTTATAACGTTTATGGAGTGTTTTCACTTACATTTCCACACATTTGGCATTCATGATGTTGGCTTTGAAGCCCAGCACAGCAAACACGACTAGAGTGGCCAACACGGAGGTGAAGAAGTTAATGAAGGAAACCAGCACTGCATCGAAGTGGCAGTTGTTGTCCCGTTTGTTGTAGCTGGAGAAGGCGATAACACCACCGAAACCGAGTCCCAGAGCAAAAAAGACCTGCGTCGCAGCTTCACGCCACACTTTAGGCTCTAGCATGATTTCCAGCTGTGAGAagatattgaagttgatattgtAGTATTAGTTTTCACATGCTGAGTGTAGGAAactaattattagccctcctgttttttttttcaaatgatgtttagcagagtaaggattttttcacagtatttcctctaatattttttcttctggagaaagtcttatttgttttttttccagccaggataaaaacagttatttattttttttcaatactattttaaggtcaatatgatttgccctcttaagcaatatttttcaaatgtctacagaacaaaccttcattatgcaatcacttgcctaattcacctagttaagcatttaaatgtcactttaagctgtatactagtttcttgaaaaatttctagtaaaatattatctactgtaatcatgacaaagataaaagaaatcagttattaaatctattgatgaagaaattagggaaaaatatacagcgggggctaataattcaggggggctaataatcctgacttcaactgtatattgaaaaTTTGGTACATGTACATATGGAAATATGGAACATATCTGGAAATATATTAAACTGTGAAGTAGATTTTTCAGTAGTGGATGACTGCCTCTTTCACTCCTGCTGACTAATAATtacaatcaaaattaaaattttagtttgaatgtaaataaaatcagataaatcttttttttccacaatgatgcctcttgtaaaTTGTACTATTATCTCTTGGGGGAAACCTATGTCATTTCTGGTGAAAAAAGTCCAAATTTGCCTGGGGTATAAAAAATGTCAGGCTTGACTGtagataaaatacttttttagacATTGGCTTAAACTACATATTTTAAAGAACATATTTACACAGAAATGTGTAGCTCTATAAAAAGATTAAGTGACCACATCAATGATATTATCAGTTATGTGGATTTGCCATTGAAATGCATATGTTTTgagtaaaatgtatataaaaaactcaacaataaaaatatttacaaaaataataataattttaataattaactgTCGAAAACGACGATAGGTCAATATAAAATTGCTTTTAGACttatttatatagtatataatgGGGAAGaatttatatttgtacattttacatGGTTGACACACTAAGACTTTTTGGAATATAAAAAACGTTTTGAGATGTTTAGAAAGTACAAAAACTAAGttaaaaaaaggaggcgtggcactcaaccccatccctaaacccaacggtcattgggtgatgagcaaatcgtattaaattgtacgaattagatcgtatgaattcatatgagttagccactaaatcaaaaagttacgaattgctgtgagattgtgttggttggactcagggctgcacaatattggaaaaaatcagacattgtgatattttgttttgctgcgatacaTATTACGAGaacgatatgaatataatttcaccagatgatttcaGTAGCTATATTtgaaaagatttcattcatttgcttcaactaggatgatcaagtctttttctatgcagtgcatctgcataagaTTTAAAACATTACAAGTATATATAACTacaacaaagcaaaaaataaaagttatataaACTTTTAGATAAGCTTtgtggttttctggagagtcaaACTGTATTTAAGTACAGCaaccaaatgtaaaataacagtaatcATTGTATAAAtcattttcaaataataatatctttatctttttatctttaataaataattaatcctGCGATGTAACTATTGCTGATATACAAATTGCAATATCCATGCTCAGATGATATATTATGCAGCTCAGAGTTTTTAAATGCATCTTTAAGAATCCCTTATCTAATGAGCACCGACACATTAATTACTCctgaagcactttttgtttgattctgGATTTTATAaagaatatatgaagagtttagatgcaaaaacctctaaatgccatttgatactttcttctaaaattagtatttttctcGGACCATTGTGGGTGGGCTcagaaattttacttttataatcaTGAATAAGTTCATTTCATTGCCTTCAAAGTGAAATACTTCAatataaacataggaggctgagaaaaggGCTCATTTTAGCAGAAAacttcagatggcatttagaggtttttgtatctgaactctgagaaaaacaaacaggtttggaacataCAAAGTGCTAAAAAGCCTAAATATACATCTTTTTATATTCTGTCTATGGTTATAAATCATCGAATTACtaaaatgactgttttttttttccttatttaacAATGCAATAATTGTAATGGCTCTGCAGTTACCATTATGGATGATGTGGTAGCAGTACTATTTTTTAAAAGCAGAGGCTACATACTATCATTTAATTATGCGAAGCACAAACCACCCACTGATAAGACTCTTTAGTAACACAACAAGGGGTACATTGACAGCCCGAGCACTGAGAAACATGACCACGTCTTGTTTCTGCATGTTGCATGTTTATTATGTACAATAACGGCCACAACAAGACAGTCAACTGCGTTCAGGCTTTGCTAAGAAAAGAGTTAATTCACTTCTGTTGAATCACGTCACAAATGCATGCTGGCATATCTGGCGGGTATATTGTTTCCATAGATACACCTACTAGTCTCCACTGGACCGAGACGAAGAATACACATGGGAATTAGTAATGGGTGATTATGATCATTTTGAATGAATTGGATTAATTGCTGATGTATGAAGCAGAGCATGTCAGGTAAATTGGTCTAATCATTGTGGCAGCATGTCATCTGCTCTGCATTGTGTCTTACCTTGGGGGTAAACATGTGGATGATGCCGTCCACAGAACCCTTAAGCAGGAAAGCACGAGCCAGGAAACAAATAAGCACCACGTAAGGGAACAGAGAGCTGAAGTACATCACCTGCAATCACACATGACCAAAACAATTAGTAAATAATGTAAACGTATAATgttataattgataaaaaaataacattttgatcTCTATTCTCCATGCTAGCGTTTTTTAAACCGTATTAC contains:
- the slc6a15 gene encoding sodium-dependent neutral amino acid transporter B(0)AT2; this encodes MPKNSKTIKREIDDDDVTESVKDLLSNEDSCDDSFKKSSLMVGDVPQNKQKDVEEGSEEEEEEEEEERPAWGSKLQYILAQVGFSVGLGNVWRFPYLCQKNGGGAYLVPYLILLLLIGIPLFFLELAVGQRIRRGSIGVWNYISPHLGGIGFASCLVCFFVALYYNVIIGWSLFYFSQSFQQPLPWHECPLVKNKTNTYIEPECEKSSATTYYWYRVALDISDSISEGGGLNWRMTLCLLAAWTMVCLAMIKGIQSSGKVMYFSSLFPYVVLICFLARAFLLKGSVDGIIHMFTPKLEIMLEPKVWREAATQVFFALGLGFGGVIAFSSYNKRDNNCHFDAVLVSFINFFTSVLATLVVFAVLGFKANIMNAKCVEMNTKKIIGFLGKEINPGLIPHHINFSQVSPEDYQQMTNIIQGVMENDYPRLGLDNCDIKEELNKAVQGTGLAFIAFTEAMTHFPASPFWSVMFFLMLVNLGLGSMFGTIQGILTPIVDTFKVRKEYLTVGCCVLAFFIGLTFVQRSGNYFVAMFDDYSATLPLLIVVLLENIAVAWVYGTDKFFEDLKDMLGFTPYRYYYYMWKFVTPVLLLGLLAASVIQLGLAPPSYSAWNQQLAKEQSLSYPPWGLAVCISLVVTAILPVPVVFILRCLNIIDEKTGGLSTVSYKKGRIIKDTACRTREDDEDDASLLNAKTPSEAPSPMPANYRKQSGPASAADAKLNGSCSTGYLMPNITDIPDMPESDL